A stretch of DNA from Malus sylvestris chromosome 9, drMalSylv7.2, whole genome shotgun sequence:
ACCAACTCTGAACTTTCAACCCTAGCTACTTCGTTTTCATTGTCCTTCACAGTTTATAAAGGAGAGAACAACTCTGAACTTTCAACCCGAGCTACTTCGTTTTCATTGTCCTTCACGGTATTCTATTACTTGAATTAATCCAGGTGAGCAACCTCAACCTTCATCttaatttttctaaattttttgggCCTCCTTTGTATGATTAACATGTTAATTTGTtgatttgtttatatgtttcaGTATATTATCTACTCCCTTGAAAATCCCAAGTTTAGTTTTTCCTTGAATTTGATCATGGTTAAAGTGAAAATGtggattaattgaatgaaaagaGAACATTACTTTGTCTGATTGATAACTAAGGAAGTAGATTGTAGAAATTCTTCATGGAATCCAACCTGCATTTTCTTCTCTGGATTACCAAAACTTTAAATAGTTTCTACGAATATAGTTGAGCAGGTTCATTTGTCATTTGATGCACTATTGCTTTAAGATCAATCGGAATATCGTTTCTCTGAGGCACATTCCTTTTGTTTTGACAGAAATTTTACAGAAATGGTCACACTGACATCCATCAGTTTCCAGTCCAGGAAAAAGACGGCGACATCTGGAGAAGTTAGCGAGGAGAAAACTGATATGGGCAGCACCAATGAATCTAATGAGGTAGATAAAATGATTATTGAAGAATCCTTGAGccccaagaaaagaaaagcagGCCAGTTAAAGCTAGGGACAAATGTTTCTTTCAAGAAAATAGAAGGAAAAATGGATAGTTTTATTGAGGAGGTCAATCCAACAATTTCCTTACCCAAGCCAGAAGATTTCCTTTCTCCATGCCATCCTAGTGAGCTTCAGGCAGCTGCAACCAAAGTGCAGAAATTTTACAAGAGCTACCGGACTAGGCGGAACCTTGCAGATTGCGCTGTTGTAGTCGAGGAGCTATGGTCTGTTCTGTCATCATCTCCTATTTTACGGCTCATAGTTGTTACGTACAGTCACATATTCTTATTCCGTGTGTGTTTAATTGTTGTAGGTGGAAGGCATTGGACTTTGCTGCTCTTAAACGCAGCTCTGTGTCATTCTTTAACTCTGATAAATCAGAAACTGCTGTCTCCAGATGGTCGCGGGCTAGGACTCGGGCTGCCAAGGTGATTTTTCGACACGTTACGGTTTATGTTACTTATCTTTTACAATATATTGAAGATAATCGAAatttttaacatatttttttcaacatttggACCTATATTCAGTCTTTTCGAAGACAATCCTTGCGCTTCTTTGATTTGTACTTGACCATGACCAGAATGGTTGACTagttcaaaattaatatataaattctTGTTAAGAAATGCTTTTCGGTAGACATTGATTGTTGACCAAGTATCATTATTGATTCCAGGTTGGAAAGGGTTTGTCAAAGGATGAGAAGGCTCAGGAATTAGCTCTAAGACATTGGCTTGAAGCGGTAAGCTCGCATTACGAATATTCTTACTAATTGTTCAGGCAATTAATCTATTTATCTTACCTTCTGCTTGTGGTGTACAGATTGATCCACGAATTTCTTACTAGTTGTTCAGGAAATTAATCCATTTGGCTTACCTTCTACTTATGATGTACAGATTGATCCACGCCATCGTTACGGGCACAATCTGCACTTGTATTATGATGTCTGGTTTAACAGTGGGAGCTCTCAACCTTTCTTCTATTGGTAGAATTCATACATTACCATTTTTGTTCGTGTTTTAGAGATTTATATGGCTTTTCTAATACATTGATGCATATGTTGCATTTGAAATTAATGAAGGTTGGACGTTGGAgatggaaaagaagaaaatcttGAGAAGTGTGCTAGAACTGATTTGCAGCGTCAGTGCATCAAATACCTTGGACCGGTAAGTATTAAAATCTCTAATTCTTTTTCCACATAGGTTACGTATGGATCCTTCGTCgatatttaattttttgaaacAACAAATTCGAATTTTGATTCTGAGGGAATGAAGTGTAGGGTTTTCAAGTTTTGATGTATGGTAAATGACATAATACCTGTAAATTGCTCTTGCAGAAAGAGAGGGAAGCTTATGAAGTGATTGTACACGGCGGGCAGCTTGTGTACAGACAAAGTAGGAACCTTGTGAATACTGCTGCGGGTTCTAAATGGATCTTTGTCCTCGGCGCATCGAGGAACATGTACGTAGGGGAGAAGAAGAAAGGCTTTTTCCAACACTCCAGTTTTCTAGCAGGAGGTGCCACCATTGCAGCCGGGAGATTGGTTGCATGCAATGGGGTTCTCGAGGTTTGTTTCTTATACTCATCCATTCTAATATGTACGTTATATTTCTTGAGATGCAAGTTATCCTTATAAATTTTGAACCCTTGATCTTCATATTGTTCAGGCTGTGTGGTGCTATAGCGGTCATTACCGCCCAACAGAAGAGAGTTTTTTGGAATTCATTAGCTTCCTAGAGGAGCATAAGGTGGACATGACAAATGTGAAGGTAAATTATTCTCTAGTCTTCAAATTTGCTTCCACAACTTGCCTAAAATTGGTTCACATATATGATTCTGAAACatgtaatatttttattatgattCTCTTTCTCAATATCTACAATTCCATGAACTTATTTTCTACAGAAATGTCCTATCGATGATGATATTCCACCTTCGAAACCTCCGAAAAAAGTGATTAACACTGAGTCTACGGAAACTAAGGGCTCCACTTCCACTAATATAGCAAACGGTCAAAATGAACATAATGTGGATGGCGTCGGAACTATCGTTGAAGAAGCACCAGAATTCGACTCAGGCAGGCCTTTGTCTTGCAAATGGACTACCGGAGCCGGTCCTCGAATCGGATGTGTACGAGACTACCCAGCAGAGCTCCAAATTCAGGCACTTGAGCAGGTCAATCTATCACCAAGAGTCGCACCAGAAAGTTGTGCCAGCAATGCTCCAATTCCTTCACCAAGACCAAGTCCAAAAATCCACCTGTCACCTAGGCTTACATGCATGGGACTGCTAAATCATCACTAGATTAATATATAATACTTTAGTTAGCATTTGTTGAATTAATTGAGAATTGTAAGTGCTTTGATTTCCTCATTGTATTTATCATTGAATAATCATTGGTAGAAATTATCTTGAAATTCTTTCCATGTGTTGAAATTGAATCTTCTCTTTGTGATGAGTTTGACCATACCTACTCCACACATATATCACACATGCCTGGAAAAATTTGGACATACTTTCGTAACCATTGACCACAAATACCAATTttgctaatttatttttaaattaaaaatgctAAGATCCTTGTTATCGGTTAGTGTTTGAATAAGACAACCTTTTGCTATCAACATAAAAGAGTGATTGGAATTCGAGATCTCTTTCGACATTGATAAAAGTTGTGctactattgagttttcatcaaataaaataagttttgaattacGTAAGTAGATGACTTATATCAAATTAAACGTTTCTGAAATAATTTAACAATTCAATTCCTTTTGCTTTAAGTTTGAAACAATCCAACATTTTTATTTAGTCTATGATTTTGTTTGAATATTGAACCGAATTGAAGTGTGTCCACCTCTATTTATAGTCCAA
This window harbors:
- the LOC126583432 gene encoding IQ domain-containing protein IQM1-like isoform X1, with protein sequence MVTLTSISFQSRKKTATSGEVSEEKTDMGSTNESNEVDKMIIEESLSPKKRKAGQLKLGTNVSFKKIEGKMDSFIEEVNPTISLPKPEDFLSPCHPSELQAAATKVQKFYKSYRTRRNLADCAVVVEELWWKALDFAALKRSSVSFFNSDKSETAVSRWSRARTRAAKVGKGLSKDEKAQELALRHWLEAIDPRHRYGHNLHLYYDVWFNSGSSQPFFYWLDVGDGKEENLEKCARTDLQRQCIKYLGPKEREAYEVIVHGGQLVYRQSRNLVNTAAGSKWIFVLGASRNMYVGEKKKGFFQHSSFLAGGATIAAGRLVACNGVLEAVWCYSGHYRPTEESFLEFISFLEEHKVDMTNVKKCPIDDDIPPSKPPKKVINTESTETKGSTSTNIANGQNEHNVDGVGTIVEEAPEFDSGRPLSCKWTTGAGPRIGCVRDYPAELQIQALEQVNLSPRVAPESCASNAPIPSPRPSPKIHLSPRLTCMGLLNHH
- the LOC126583432 gene encoding IQ domain-containing protein IQM1-like isoform X2, whose product is MGSTNESNEVDKMIIEESLSPKKRKAGQLKLGTNVSFKKIEGKMDSFIEEVNPTISLPKPEDFLSPCHPSELQAAATKVQKFYKSYRTRRNLADCAVVVEELWWKALDFAALKRSSVSFFNSDKSETAVSRWSRARTRAAKVGKGLSKDEKAQELALRHWLEAIDPRHRYGHNLHLYYDVWFNSGSSQPFFYWLDVGDGKEENLEKCARTDLQRQCIKYLGPKEREAYEVIVHGGQLVYRQSRNLVNTAAGSKWIFVLGASRNMYVGEKKKGFFQHSSFLAGGATIAAGRLVACNGVLEAVWCYSGHYRPTEESFLEFISFLEEHKVDMTNVKKCPIDDDIPPSKPPKKVINTESTETKGSTSTNIANGQNEHNVDGVGTIVEEAPEFDSGRPLSCKWTTGAGPRIGCVRDYPAELQIQALEQVNLSPRVAPESCASNAPIPSPRPSPKIHLSPRLTCMGLLNHH